In the genome of Tripterygium wilfordii isolate XIE 37 chromosome 19, ASM1340144v1, whole genome shotgun sequence, one region contains:
- the LOC119986115 gene encoding nucleoside diphosphate kinase 2, chloroplastic, with protein sequence MEAVGVFGGASPSLVSASSTVRSSTERSRFLSCSSSYNSTLKLRITSLSALSSSSHLFSYSQPCPLRRKSAKRHIFLPHLVASMEQVEETYIMVKPDGVQRGLVGEIISRFEKKGFKLIGLKLFQCPQDLAEEHYIDLKAKSFYPKLIDYITSGPVVCMAWEGIGVVASARKLIGSTNPLQAEPGTIRGDLAVQTGRNVVHGSDSPENGKREIALWFGEGEICEWTPAQAPWLRE encoded by the exons atggaagcGGTAGGCGTGTTTGGAGGAGCGAGTCCGTCTCTTGTTTCAGCGTCGTCCACTGTTCGCTCTTCAACGGAGAGAAGTCGGTTCTTATCCTGCTCCTCCTCTTACAACAGCACTCTTAAACTGCGCATTACCAGCTTATCAGCACTCTCTTCGTCGTCCCATCTTTTCTCGTATTCCCAACCATGTCCTCTCCGCCGCAAGTCCGCCAAACGCCATATCTTCCTTCCTCACCTGGTTGCTTCCATG GAACAAGTCGAAGAGACGTATATAATGGTGAAGCCTGATGGTGTGCAGCGTGGCCTT GTAGGAGAAATTATCTCGAGGTTTGAGAAGAAGGgatttaaattgattggcttgAAGCTCTTTCAATGCCCTCAAGATTTGGCAGAG GAGCATTATATAGATCTCAAAGCCAAGTCATTTTATCCTAAATTGATTGACTACATCACTTCAGGCCCAGTCGTGTGTATG GCTTGGGAAGGCATTGGTGTTGTGGCATCAGCTCGCAAGTTGATAGGATCTACAAATCCTCTTCAAGCTGAACCAGGCACAATAAGAGGGGATCTTGCCGTTCAAACTGGAAG GAATGTGGTTCATGGGAGTGATAGCCCTGAGAATGGAAAGCGTGAAATCG CTCTTTGGTTTGGAGAAGGTGAAATATGTGAGTGGACACCAGCTCAAGCACCGTGGCTGAGGGAGTGA